From one Drosophila subpulchrella strain 33 F10 #4 breed RU33 chromosome 3L, RU_Dsub_v1.1 Primary Assembly, whole genome shotgun sequence genomic stretch:
- the LOC119552760 gene encoding anion exchange protein 3 isoform X6 produces MMNSPRTNRTNVNAEEAATSIIDNVNSHIRTAWNPKTSSRKTVMQEADLNELRSHRSDDPRALRRHKIHHSSIKLRELPQITISPFTNKKPEVDHSPHEIFVQLDELTGVGEDREWKETARWIKYEEDVEEGSDRWGKPHVASLSFHSLLNLRRCLETGVVLLDLNEKDLPAVAYRVVEQMVIEDLIDINDKPSVMRSLLLRHRHVNEHQGVLPFTKRKYNSYTSLQFLWMGAESSHQQFQQQQAQQQPRNLAKARRSICVTSSAPPTAAMLNVATATAAAAAIDHRRHSTMSYLGNLSGGTDDKKIKIMPANEIGGSKRSNELKIDMKDDMYSSSQEDLKKLQNDTILKRIPAGAEATTVLVGAVEFLEQPTIAFVRLSEGVLMPTLTEVPVPVRFMFVLLGPRNFDLDYHEVGRSISTLMANEHFHSIAYKADDRKDLLSAINEFLDDSIVLPPGNWDRHDLLPFEELKAKKDWIRTRKIKALQVKRDSEMIKIGKDEEKALLEKQTLGAIGFTIGGGDGGGDGGSDDDDGRKKKKPSPLEKTGRLWGGLRNDLKRRMPMYKSDILDGLNTETLAATIFMYFACLSTAITFGGLVSAKTDSWIGISETLISCSLVGIVFHCLSCQPLVIIGTTGPLLLFDEALMVFCTKHDFDFLSLRVYVGVWLIIISLTVSAFEGSVYVRLLTRFTQEIFSALITLIYIVETFMKLISIYKENPLLADYNLPPPTLVAHDHATNASILNTTVGVAANITEGLLNISTTAMPTGLPPLPRNQPNTALFCTILTLATFVVAYYLKLFRNSHFLGRNARRALGDFGVPISIAIFVLVDYLVPAVYTEKLVVPEGLSPSDPSKRGWYIGFDTSSTWIPFACVVPALLVYILIFMESQISELIVDKPDRGLKKGSGLHWDIVLLCLLNCACGLFGMPWHCAATVRSVTHVSSVTIMSRTHAPGESPRIVDVKEQRLSGFFVCLMIGLSVLMSPLLRLIPMAVLFGVFLYMGVASMSGVQLFERIRLYFMPVKHYPPTPYVKRVRPWKLHLFTTIQVLCLVLLWTVKSSQFSLAFPFFLIMMVPIRQNLTALYKPEEMQALDGSEMKKNDDDEPDFYEQTNIPA; encoded by the exons CCGCCACCAGTATTATAGACAACGTAAATTCTCACATCAGGACAGCGTGGAACCCAAAAACAAGCTCGAGGAAAACGGTGATGCAG GAGGCTGATCTCAACGAGCTGAGATCACATCGTTCGGACGACCCGCGTGCCCTGCGCCGCCACAAGATCCATCACTCATCCATCAAGTTGCGCGAATTGCCCCAGATTACGATTTCCCCCTTCACCAACAAGAAGCCCGAGGTGGACCACAGTCCTCATGAG ATCTTTGTGCAATTGGACGAGCTCACGGGAGTGGGCGAGGATCGCGAATGGAAGGagacggcccgctggatcaaGTATGAGGAGGACGTGGAGGAGGGCTCCGATCGCTGGGGCAAGCCCCATGTTGCCTCCCTCTCCTTCCACTCGCTGCTCAATTTGCGTCGCTGCCTGGAAACGGGCGTTGTCCTGCTCGACCTGAACGAAAAGGACCTGCCCGCCGTGGCCTATCGCGTGGTAGAGCAG ATGGTGATCGAGGACCTGATCGACATCAATGACAAGCCCTCGGTGATGCGATCGCTGCTCCTGCGTCATCGCCATGTCAACGAGCACCAAGGTGTGCTGCCCTTCACCAAGCGGAAGTACAACAGCTACACCAGCCTGCAG tttcTTTGGATGGGTGCGGAGTCATCCCACCAGCAgttccagcagcagcaggcgcaGCAGCAACCTCGCAACCTGGCCAAGGCCAGGAGGAGCATCTGCGTCACCTCCAGTGCTCCGCCCACGGCGGCGATGCTCAATGTGGCCACTGCcacggcggcggcggcagcgatTGATCACCGGCGCCACTCCACGATGTCCTACCTGGGT AATTTGTCTGGCGGGACGGATGACAAGAAGATCAAGATCATGCCGGCCAACGAGATTGGAGGCAGCAAGCGCAGCAATGAGCTGAAGATCGACATGAAGGACGACATGTACTCCTCGTCGCAGGAGGATCTCAAGAAGCTGCAGAATGACACGATCCTCAAGAGGATTCCAGCGGGTGCGGAGGCCACCACTGTGCTG GTTGGTGCCGtggagttcctggagcagccCACCATTGCCTTTGTCCGTCTGTCGGAGGGTGTCCTTATGCCCACCTTGACAGAGGTTCCTGTCCCAGTGAGATTTATGTTTGTCCTATTGGGACCGCGTAACTTCGACTTGGACTACCACGAAGTGGGTCGTTCCATCTCCACGCTGATGGCCAACGAGCACTTCCACTCCATCGCCTACAAGGCTGACGATCGCAAGGATCTGCTGTCGGCCATCAATGAGTTCCTGGATGATTCTATTGTCCTGCCACCCGGTAATTGGGATCGCCATGACCTTTTGCCCTTCGAGGAGTTGAAGGCCAAAAAGGATTGGATCCGGACGCGAAAGATCAAGGCACTGCAGGTGAAGCGAGACAGTGAGATGATAAAGATTGGCAAGGATGAGGAGAAGGCCTTGCTAGAGAAGCAGAcgctgggagccattggattTACAATTGGTGGTGGCGATGGAGGAGGTGATGGCGGTTCCGACGATGACGATGGgcggaagaagaagaagcccAGTCCGCTGGAGAAGACCGGTCGCCTGTGGGGAGGACTGAGGAACGATCTGAAGCGTCGAATGCCCATGTATAAAAGCGATATATTGGATGGTCTGAACACGGAAACCCTGGCAGCCACCATCTTTATGTACTTTGCCTGCCTTTCGACGGCCATCACCTTCGGAGGTCTCGTTTCCGCCAAAACAGACAGCTGGATTGGCATCTCGGAGACACTGATCTCTTGCTCCCTGGTGGGCATTGTCTTCCATTGCCTGTCCTGCCAACCACTGGTGATCATCGGAACCACTGGACCACTCCTTCTCTTTGACGAAGCTCTTATGGTGTTTTGTACAAAGCATGATTTTGATTTCTTGTCCTTAAGAGTTTACGTCGGTGTATGGTTGATTATAATATCGCTGACGGTTTCCGCTTTCGAGGGCAGTGTGTATGTGCGTCTGCTCACGAGATTCACCCAGGAGATCTTCTCGGCCCTGATCACGCTCATCTATATTGTGGAGACGTTTATGAAACTCATTTCGATCTACAAGGAAAATCCTCTGCTGGCTGACTATAATCTCCCGCCACCGACTCTGGTTGCCCATGACCATGCCACCAATGCAAGTATTTTGAATACGACCGTGGGTGTAGCTGCTAATATTACCGAGGGGCTCCTGAACATCTCGACAACGGCCATGCCGACGGGTCTGCCACCATTGCCCAGAAATCAACCCAACACCGCTCTCTTCTGCACCATCCTCACACTGGCCACCTTTGTGGTTGCCTACTACCTGAAGCTCTTCCGTAACTCCCACTTTTTGGGTCGCAATGCTCGTCGTGCCCTAGGAGATTTTGGTGTACCCATCTCCATTGCCATCTTTGTGCTGGTGGACTATCTGGTGCCAGCTGTTTATACAGAGAAGCTGGTGGTTCCCGAGGGCCTATCGCCCAGCGATCCCTCCAAGCGTGGATGGTACATAGGTTTCGATACCTCCTCCACCTGGATTCCATTCGCCTGTGTGGTGCCCGCCCTGCTCGTCTACATCCTGATTTTCATGGAGTCGCAAATCTCCGAGCTGATTGTGGACAAGCCAGATCGTGGCCTGAAGAAGGGTTCCGGCCTGCACTGGGACATTGTGCTGTTGTGTCTTTTGAACTGTGCCTGTGGACTGTTTGGCATGCCCTGGCATTGTGCCGCCACTGTGAGATCGGTGACCCATGTGTCCTCCGTCACCATTATGTCACG aacccaCGCCCCTGGTGAGTCGCCCAGGATCGTTGATGTGAAGGAGCAGCGCCTGTCCGGATTCTTTGTGTGCCTGATGATAGGTCTATCAGTACTTATGTCTCCGCTCCTGCGATTGATTCCCATGGCAGTGCTCTTCGGAGTCTTCCTGTACATGGGCGTGGCCTCCATGAGTGGAGTGCAGTTGTTCGAGCG AATAAGACTGTATTTCATGCCGGTGAAGCATTATCCTCCCACGCCCTATGTGAAGCGTGTGCGTCCTTGGAAGCTGCATCTGTTTACCACCATCCAGGTGCTGTGCCTCGTACTCCTGTGGACGGTAAAGTCGTCCCAGTTCTCGCTGGCCTTCCCCTTCTTCCTGATCATGATGGTGCCAATACGGCAGAATTTGACGGCGCTCTATAAGCCCGAGGAAATGCAAGCg CTGGATGGCAGCGAGATGAAGAAGAACGACGACGATGAGCCCGATTTCTATGAACAAACGAACATACCAGCCTAG
- the LOC119552760 gene encoding anion exchange protein 3 isoform X3, with protein sequence MDKVFAGTSTRKDKFDVNTFQDNSQLPIGSRKKNSIRTNDLNIEEDSEYESQTEPLNNAQNYDDIPEDFPLVSERAGHGDHSDNSVDEKHVQFGGKKKIVVTPPSLIYDEQPTDQSHERKRRRSRHQYYRQRKFSHQDSVEPKNKLEENGDAGARRISVQPEDTALETNGQMPAKQEADLNELRSHRSDDPRALRRHKIHHSSIKLRELPQITISPFTNKKPEVDHSPHEIFVQLDELTGVGEDREWKETARWIKYEEDVEEGSDRWGKPHVASLSFHSLLNLRRCLETGVVLLDLNEKDLPAVAYRVVEQMVIEDLIDINDKPSVMRSLLLRHRHVNEHQGVLPFTKRKYNSYTSLQFLWMGAESSHQQFQQQQAQQQPRNLAKARRSICVTSSAPPTAAMLNVATATAAAAAIDHRRHSTMSYLGNLSGGTDDKKIKIMPANEIGGSKRSNELKIDMKDDMYSSSQEDLKKLQNDTILKRIPAGAEATTVLVGAVEFLEQPTIAFVRLSEGVLMPTLTEVPVPVRFMFVLLGPRNFDLDYHEVGRSISTLMANEHFHSIAYKADDRKDLLSAINEFLDDSIVLPPGNWDRHDLLPFEELKAKKDWIRTRKIKALQVKRDSEMIKIGKDEEKALLEKQTLGAIGFTIGGGDGGGDGGSDDDDGRKKKKPSPLEKTGRLWGGLRNDLKRRMPMYKSDILDGLNTETLAATIFMYFACLSTAITFGGLVSAKTDSWIGISETLISCSLVGIVFHCLSCQPLVIIGTTGPLLLFDEALMVFCTKHDFDFLSLRVYVGVWLIIISLTVSAFEGSVYVRLLTRFTQEIFSALITLIYIVETFMKLISIYKENPLLADYNLPPPTLVAHDHATNASILNTTVGVAANITEGLLNISTTAMPTGLPPLPRNQPNTALFCTILTLATFVVAYYLKLFRNSHFLGRNARRALGDFGVPISIAIFVLVDYLVPAVYTEKLVVPEGLSPSDPSKRGWYIGFDTSSTWIPFACVVPALLVYILIFMESQISELIVDKPDRGLKKGSGLHWDIVLLCLLNCACGLFGMPWHCAATVRSVTHVSSVTIMSRTHAPGESPRIVDVKEQRLSGFFVCLMIGLSVLMSPLLRLIPMAVLFGVFLYMGVASMSGVQLFERIRLYFMPVKHYPPTPYVKRVRPWKLHLFTTIQVLCLVLLWTVKSSQFSLAFPFFLIMMVPIRQNLTALYKPEEMQALDGSEMKKNDDDEPDFYEQTNIPA encoded by the exons CCGCCACCAGTATTATAGACAACGTAAATTCTCACATCAGGACAGCGTGGAACCCAAAAACAAGCTCGAGGAAAACGGTGATGCAGGTGCGCGTCGCATCTCTGTGCAGCCTGAGGACACGGCATTGGAG ACAAATGGCCAAATGCCGGCTAAACAG GAGGCTGATCTCAACGAGCTGAGATCACATCGTTCGGACGACCCGCGTGCCCTGCGCCGCCACAAGATCCATCACTCATCCATCAAGTTGCGCGAATTGCCCCAGATTACGATTTCCCCCTTCACCAACAAGAAGCCCGAGGTGGACCACAGTCCTCATGAG ATCTTTGTGCAATTGGACGAGCTCACGGGAGTGGGCGAGGATCGCGAATGGAAGGagacggcccgctggatcaaGTATGAGGAGGACGTGGAGGAGGGCTCCGATCGCTGGGGCAAGCCCCATGTTGCCTCCCTCTCCTTCCACTCGCTGCTCAATTTGCGTCGCTGCCTGGAAACGGGCGTTGTCCTGCTCGACCTGAACGAAAAGGACCTGCCCGCCGTGGCCTATCGCGTGGTAGAGCAG ATGGTGATCGAGGACCTGATCGACATCAATGACAAGCCCTCGGTGATGCGATCGCTGCTCCTGCGTCATCGCCATGTCAACGAGCACCAAGGTGTGCTGCCCTTCACCAAGCGGAAGTACAACAGCTACACCAGCCTGCAG tttcTTTGGATGGGTGCGGAGTCATCCCACCAGCAgttccagcagcagcaggcgcaGCAGCAACCTCGCAACCTGGCCAAGGCCAGGAGGAGCATCTGCGTCACCTCCAGTGCTCCGCCCACGGCGGCGATGCTCAATGTGGCCACTGCcacggcggcggcggcagcgatTGATCACCGGCGCCACTCCACGATGTCCTACCTGGGT AATTTGTCTGGCGGGACGGATGACAAGAAGATCAAGATCATGCCGGCCAACGAGATTGGAGGCAGCAAGCGCAGCAATGAGCTGAAGATCGACATGAAGGACGACATGTACTCCTCGTCGCAGGAGGATCTCAAGAAGCTGCAGAATGACACGATCCTCAAGAGGATTCCAGCGGGTGCGGAGGCCACCACTGTGCTG GTTGGTGCCGtggagttcctggagcagccCACCATTGCCTTTGTCCGTCTGTCGGAGGGTGTCCTTATGCCCACCTTGACAGAGGTTCCTGTCCCAGTGAGATTTATGTTTGTCCTATTGGGACCGCGTAACTTCGACTTGGACTACCACGAAGTGGGTCGTTCCATCTCCACGCTGATGGCCAACGAGCACTTCCACTCCATCGCCTACAAGGCTGACGATCGCAAGGATCTGCTGTCGGCCATCAATGAGTTCCTGGATGATTCTATTGTCCTGCCACCCGGTAATTGGGATCGCCATGACCTTTTGCCCTTCGAGGAGTTGAAGGCCAAAAAGGATTGGATCCGGACGCGAAAGATCAAGGCACTGCAGGTGAAGCGAGACAGTGAGATGATAAAGATTGGCAAGGATGAGGAGAAGGCCTTGCTAGAGAAGCAGAcgctgggagccattggattTACAATTGGTGGTGGCGATGGAGGAGGTGATGGCGGTTCCGACGATGACGATGGgcggaagaagaagaagcccAGTCCGCTGGAGAAGACCGGTCGCCTGTGGGGAGGACTGAGGAACGATCTGAAGCGTCGAATGCCCATGTATAAAAGCGATATATTGGATGGTCTGAACACGGAAACCCTGGCAGCCACCATCTTTATGTACTTTGCCTGCCTTTCGACGGCCATCACCTTCGGAGGTCTCGTTTCCGCCAAAACAGACAGCTGGATTGGCATCTCGGAGACACTGATCTCTTGCTCCCTGGTGGGCATTGTCTTCCATTGCCTGTCCTGCCAACCACTGGTGATCATCGGAACCACTGGACCACTCCTTCTCTTTGACGAAGCTCTTATGGTGTTTTGTACAAAGCATGATTTTGATTTCTTGTCCTTAAGAGTTTACGTCGGTGTATGGTTGATTATAATATCGCTGACGGTTTCCGCTTTCGAGGGCAGTGTGTATGTGCGTCTGCTCACGAGATTCACCCAGGAGATCTTCTCGGCCCTGATCACGCTCATCTATATTGTGGAGACGTTTATGAAACTCATTTCGATCTACAAGGAAAATCCTCTGCTGGCTGACTATAATCTCCCGCCACCGACTCTGGTTGCCCATGACCATGCCACCAATGCAAGTATTTTGAATACGACCGTGGGTGTAGCTGCTAATATTACCGAGGGGCTCCTGAACATCTCGACAACGGCCATGCCGACGGGTCTGCCACCATTGCCCAGAAATCAACCCAACACCGCTCTCTTCTGCACCATCCTCACACTGGCCACCTTTGTGGTTGCCTACTACCTGAAGCTCTTCCGTAACTCCCACTTTTTGGGTCGCAATGCTCGTCGTGCCCTAGGAGATTTTGGTGTACCCATCTCCATTGCCATCTTTGTGCTGGTGGACTATCTGGTGCCAGCTGTTTATACAGAGAAGCTGGTGGTTCCCGAGGGCCTATCGCCCAGCGATCCCTCCAAGCGTGGATGGTACATAGGTTTCGATACCTCCTCCACCTGGATTCCATTCGCCTGTGTGGTGCCCGCCCTGCTCGTCTACATCCTGATTTTCATGGAGTCGCAAATCTCCGAGCTGATTGTGGACAAGCCAGATCGTGGCCTGAAGAAGGGTTCCGGCCTGCACTGGGACATTGTGCTGTTGTGTCTTTTGAACTGTGCCTGTGGACTGTTTGGCATGCCCTGGCATTGTGCCGCCACTGTGAGATCGGTGACCCATGTGTCCTCCGTCACCATTATGTCACG aacccaCGCCCCTGGTGAGTCGCCCAGGATCGTTGATGTGAAGGAGCAGCGCCTGTCCGGATTCTTTGTGTGCCTGATGATAGGTCTATCAGTACTTATGTCTCCGCTCCTGCGATTGATTCCCATGGCAGTGCTCTTCGGAGTCTTCCTGTACATGGGCGTGGCCTCCATGAGTGGAGTGCAGTTGTTCGAGCG AATAAGACTGTATTTCATGCCGGTGAAGCATTATCCTCCCACGCCCTATGTGAAGCGTGTGCGTCCTTGGAAGCTGCATCTGTTTACCACCATCCAGGTGCTGTGCCTCGTACTCCTGTGGACGGTAAAGTCGTCCCAGTTCTCGCTGGCCTTCCCCTTCTTCCTGATCATGATGGTGCCAATACGGCAGAATTTGACGGCGCTCTATAAGCCCGAGGAAATGCAAGCg CTGGATGGCAGCGAGATGAAGAAGAACGACGACGATGAGCCCGATTTCTATGAACAAACGAACATACCAGCCTAG